The Candidatus Angelobacter sp. genome includes the window AGCACCGGCAATATCAACCAGCCAAATGAATATCGGGTCAATGCGCCAAGACCAAGCAGCCCTCCAACGACCAGGGCAATCGCGGCAAACCATGCGCCACCTCGCTGCGAGTTACGCGACGCTTCCTCCATGAATACCAAACACCATACGACGCTTAGAAAGATCACCATAAGCAGCACAGTGGAGAGTCCTGAGACGCTGAACCTCCAGAACAAGTCCGAACCGGCGATCATCACGGCCGAGATCCAGGCTACCGACGTGTCAAACAACCGGCGTGCCAGCCGAAAGACCAGGAAAATCACGACAAGGAACAGCGCCTCGTTGAAAAAAGAAATCAACTCTTCGGGCTGGTAACGGAATAGCATCAAGCCGCGAGCAACGTCGCGATCGGTGATTTGGTAATCAAACGGCAGCACTTTCATGAGCCCCGCCAGTATCAGGGGATACAGAGGCGGATTGGCGAGATCTGGATGGCCCGACTTCAAAAGCGCAAAGTCATTTGTCCGCCGGCCGAGCTGCATTTGGCGTGACTCGACGAGGCTGATGCTGAGAGGGCGGACGAACAGCGTCGTGTAACCCCGTCCTTCAGCAATGTTACGGGCCAACTGCGCGGTATCCATCGCCTCGGTTGTGGAAAAATTCCGATACTCACGCACATCGTAAATGGTCGCGAGCGCGAGCAACACCAGAATGGCCGCGAATGTCCGGACGTGGCGCGTTCCTTCACCCACCTCAAATTTGTGGATCAGTTCCTGTAAGCGAATCATGTGACCGGTTCCGCCGGGAAGTTCTTATCGCCCCCGCCTGCGCCTGCCTTCGCGGGGCGTTTCAAAATTCCTCCAGATGATAAGTGTGAAGTTTCCGGTGCAGCGTCCGCCGGCTGATACCTATCTTCTTCGCCGCCAGAGTCCGGTTTCCATTCGATTCTTTCAACGCCCGGATGATGAGTTGTTTTTCAGCCTCCTGCACCGTCAGATTGTTTTGCGCGAGGAGTTGGTTTCCGGCGGTGGGCGGTGGGCCGCCGCCACTTCGCACTTCTGCCGGCAGATCGCGCAATACGATTCTTTCACCCCGACAAAGCACAACGGCATGTTCAATGGCAGTGCGGAGCTCCCGGACATTGCCGGGCCAGCGGTGTCTCATCAACGCTTCGAGTGCTTCATTACTGAAATCGTTCACTTTTTTGTCGTTTTCCCTTGCGAACTCCCGCAGAAAAACCTGCGCGAGCAGCGGGATGTCACCCGTCCGCTCACGCAGCGGCGGCAGACAGATTTCCACGACTTTCAGCCGGAAGTAGAGATCATCGCGGAATGCCCCGGACCGAACCAGTTCCTCCAGATTTTTGTTCGTCGCGGCAACCAGCCGCACGTCTGAGGTCAGAGTTTTATTGGAACCCACGCGCTCAAAGGTTCGCTCGCCGAGAAATCGCAGCAGCTTGATCTGGATCGTTGCGTCGATCTCCCCGATTTCATCGAGAAACAACGTCCCGCCCTGAGCCTGCTCGACCCGCCCGATGCGCCGTTCGTGCGCGCCGGTAAAGGCTCCTTTTTCGTGCCCAAACAATTCGCTCTCGATCAACTCTCTCGGCAGGCCCGCACAATGCACCGCCACGAGCGGCTGCCGCACACGCGGGCTTAACTGATGGATCGCGCGGGCAATGAGTTCCTTGCCCGTACCGCTTTCGCCAGTGATGAGCACGTTGGACTTTGCTGGCGCGACCTGCCGCACCGTCTCCAGCACCTCCCGCATTGCGGCCGACTCTCCGGTGATGTTTTCCAGCCCGTATTTCTGGTCGAGTTGCTGCCGGAGCGACTCGTTCTCAATCTCGAGCGATTGACGCCGTAACGCTCTGGCAATCCTCATCTCGAGCTCGTCGATTTGCATCCGGCCTTTGGCAATATAGTCGTCCGCGCCCCGCTTCATCGCTTCCACAGCCACGTCCTCCGAACCGTAGGCGGTCATCAGAATACAGATGGGCG containing:
- a CDS encoding sigma-54 dependent transcriptional regulator, with protein sequence MIKPTLLIVDDEKPTRDGLRAALEDRYDVYLAEDAAAALNLIEKEAFDVLLTDLRLPGEDGMKLISRAKSLSKAPICILMTAYGSEDVAVEAMKRGADDYIAKGRMQIDELEMRIARALRRQSLEIENESLRQQLDQKYGLENITGESAAMREVLETVRQVAPAKSNVLITGESGTGKELIARAIHQLSPRVRQPLVAVHCAGLPRELIESELFGHEKGAFTGAHERRIGRVEQAQGGTLFLDEIGEIDATIQIKLLRFLGERTFERVGSNKTLTSDVRLVAATNKNLEELVRSGAFRDDLYFRLKVVEICLPPLRERTGDIPLLAQVFLREFARENDKKVNDFSNEALEALMRHRWPGNVRELRTAIEHAVVLCRGERIVLRDLPAEVRSGGGPPPTAGNQLLAQNNLTVQEAEKQLIIRALKESNGNRTLAAKKIGISRRTLHRKLHTYHLEEF